A genomic window from Agrobacterium tumefaciens includes:
- a CDS encoding alpha/beta hydrolase: MAVTLITALALALCACGSRPGSSVLTPVTAVEGAKQVTIFVASTRAADPSASTFLTDRIAATTTYVRYVVSIPPNHQPTEIEWPVDVPDPTRHFAIVSSERLDERRFFAEVGATAARGEGLGRDVAIFVHGFNNNFPESLFRTAQLTADVQVAQSAMLFSWPSKAAITGYLADKDAVTFSRDALARVVERVAGDRHVRGMKLYAHSMGAWLTMESVRQIRIAKDGRTLGKLTDLTLAAPDIDAEVFLQQLRVVGRLRSPVTVLVSKKDQALSISRFIAGGQFRTGAANIDDPQVLVEARNSNLRVIDITNLATQAGAGHDGFTAFASIYGRLPQSSDGRVASDIGPGVYELDVANKFETLDARLVQRVADPTATER, translated from the coding sequence ATGGCGGTCACACTGATCACGGCGCTTGCGCTTGCATTGTGCGCCTGCGGCTCGCGGCCCGGCTCATCCGTCCTCACTCCGGTGACTGCCGTCGAGGGCGCGAAGCAGGTTACCATCTTCGTGGCGAGTACGCGGGCAGCCGATCCGAGCGCATCAACCTTCCTGACCGACCGGATTGCGGCCACAACTACCTACGTTCGCTATGTCGTCTCCATTCCGCCGAACCATCAACCGACCGAGATCGAATGGCCGGTGGATGTGCCGGACCCGACCCGGCACTTCGCGATCGTTTCGTCCGAGCGCCTCGATGAAAGGCGGTTCTTTGCGGAAGTCGGGGCCACTGCCGCACGCGGAGAAGGGCTCGGCCGCGACGTCGCCATCTTTGTCCACGGCTTCAACAACAACTTTCCGGAATCGCTGTTCCGCACGGCTCAACTCACCGCCGACGTCCAGGTCGCGCAATCGGCAATGCTGTTCTCATGGCCTTCGAAGGCAGCGATCACCGGGTATCTTGCAGACAAAGATGCGGTGACCTTCTCCCGCGATGCGCTTGCCCGGGTGGTCGAGCGGGTCGCTGGCGACCGCCATGTCCGGGGGATGAAACTTTACGCTCACAGCATGGGGGCTTGGCTAACAATGGAGTCTGTCCGTCAAATCCGGATCGCCAAAGACGGGCGCACCCTCGGCAAGCTCACCGACCTCACGCTCGCTGCGCCAGATATAGACGCGGAAGTCTTTCTTCAACAACTCCGGGTCGTCGGTCGCCTGCGCTCCCCCGTTACCGTTCTGGTCTCCAAGAAGGATCAGGCGCTGTCGATATCAAGGTTTATCGCCGGAGGGCAATTCCGTACCGGCGCAGCCAACATCGATGACCCTCAAGTTCTCGTCGAGGCGCGGAATTCAAACCTCCGCGTGATCGACATAACTAATCTGGCCACGCAGGCGGGAGCCGGCCACGATGGTTTTACGGCCTTCGCTTCTATTTACGGCCGCCTCCCGCAGAGCTCAGACGGAAGGGTTGCTTCCGACATCGGTCCGGGCGTCTACGAGCTTGATGTCGCTAACAAGTTCGAAACGCTCGACGCCCGACTGGTCCAACGGGTCGCAGATCCAACGGCCACCGAGCGCTAG
- a CDS encoding LacI family DNA-binding transcriptional regulator, with the protein MSRPTISDLAKAANVGISTVDRVLNGRDPVRPQTAERVLAAAEKIGFHGVTAIKRRLENEKPRVKLGFLLKQSHRKLYRMWAEVLTKAVETYPEAHGRAIIRFDDELTPEQTADTMLSMSRECDAISVITSDHPQINQAVDGLEQEGIPVFTMISDLTARGRTGYVGNDCVKKGRTAAWFIDNLNPNPGKVAVFVGSHRYLSQELCEMGFRSYFRESAPDFQMMETLGTREEPEIAYEITQRLLKSEDNWVGLYVAGGGITGVMRALRECDTTSSNRLVVVAHELTNETRAGLADGVIKAVLSHPPVLLAETLVRAMVDALDTHRTPSVTQHLLPFEIFTAANI; encoded by the coding sequence ATGTCGCGCCCTACCATTTCAGACCTCGCAAAGGCCGCAAATGTTGGGATCTCGACCGTAGATCGCGTCCTGAACGGACGAGATCCGGTGAGACCCCAAACGGCTGAACGCGTGCTCGCCGCTGCTGAAAAAATCGGTTTTCATGGTGTGACTGCAATCAAGCGACGGCTTGAAAATGAGAAGCCGAGAGTGAAACTTGGCTTCCTCCTGAAGCAGTCGCACCGCAAGCTCTACCGAATGTGGGCAGAGGTTTTAACGAAGGCAGTCGAGACTTATCCCGAAGCCCACGGCAGAGCCATCATTCGCTTTGACGACGAACTGACACCTGAACAAACCGCCGATACGATGTTGTCGATGAGCCGAGAATGCGATGCCATCAGCGTTATCACCTCCGACCACCCGCAGATCAATCAGGCTGTCGATGGGCTAGAGCAAGAAGGCATTCCGGTTTTCACGATGATTTCTGATCTGACCGCTCGTGGTCGCACCGGCTATGTGGGCAACGATTGCGTCAAAAAGGGTAGAACGGCGGCATGGTTCATAGACAACCTGAACCCCAATCCGGGCAAGGTTGCAGTCTTTGTCGGAAGTCATCGATATCTTTCCCAGGAACTGTGCGAGATGGGGTTCCGATCCTACTTCCGGGAGAGCGCCCCGGACTTTCAGATGATGGAAACGCTTGGGACCCGTGAAGAGCCTGAAATCGCCTACGAGATTACCCAAAGACTTCTGAAATCAGAGGACAACTGGGTCGGCCTTTACGTTGCGGGTGGCGGCATTACAGGGGTGATGCGCGCCTTACGCGAATGCGACACCACCTCATCCAACCGTCTGGTGGTGGTGGCTCACGAACTGACAAATGAGACGCGCGCCGGATTGGCCGATGGCGTCATAAAGGCGGTCCTGTCACATCCCCCGGTTCTGCTGGCGGAAACACTGGTACGCGCCATGGTCGATGCGCTGGATACACACAGAACGCCATCCGTCACGCAACATCTCCTTCCCTTCGAGATATTCACCGCAGCAAATATTTGA
- a CDS encoding sugar ABC transporter ATP-binding protein, whose product MHPDGCANDIALPKGGLVLEMREIVKAFPGVLALDRMNLKVRPGTVHVLVGENGAGKSTLMKILSGAYSIDGGEILFKGEKLAGQDTSGALERGISMIHQELSPILDMTIAENIFLGREPMVAGKSLFSHFVDFRKMNTDTRLLLARVGLKFDPETPMRDLSIASMQLVEIVKAISREASLVIMDEPTSAISDTEVAMLFRQIADLKAGGVAIIYITHKMDEIFQIADDITVMRDGQFVGAGPATEYNETRLISQMVGRTISNIFPKEEVPIGEVVLSVENLSRHGVFNDVNFTVRAGEIVGLAGLIGAGRTEVARVIFGLDSADEGSVRLNGNALTLTSPADAIASGIAMVSEDRKSEGLVLCRSVGENISLANLRKFTSGLFISERQEETAAQRMIKMLQIKTPDTAMIVENLSGGNQQKIVLAKWLLGDLKLLILDEPTRGIDVGSKSEIHRLMTEFARQGLAIIMISSELPEVLGMSDRVVVMGEGRVAGELTRSEANQENIMRLATGGH is encoded by the coding sequence ATGCATCCTGACGGGTGTGCGAACGATATCGCTTTGCCGAAAGGCGGCCTTGTTCTCGAAATGCGCGAAATCGTCAAGGCATTTCCAGGCGTGCTTGCCCTTGATCGCATGAACCTCAAGGTTCGCCCCGGTACGGTTCATGTTCTCGTTGGAGAAAATGGCGCCGGCAAGTCAACCCTGATGAAAATCCTGAGCGGCGCCTATTCGATCGATGGCGGTGAGATTCTCTTCAAGGGTGAAAAGCTGGCAGGACAGGACACCTCGGGTGCCCTTGAGAGGGGTATTTCGATGATCCACCAGGAACTCAGCCCCATCCTGGACATGACGATTGCGGAAAACATCTTCCTTGGTCGTGAGCCGATGGTGGCAGGCAAGAGCCTGTTTTCCCACTTCGTCGATTTTCGCAAGATGAACACCGATACACGGTTGCTGCTTGCGCGCGTCGGATTGAAGTTCGATCCCGAGACGCCGATGCGCGACCTCTCCATCGCGTCGATGCAGCTTGTCGAGATCGTCAAGGCCATTTCTCGCGAGGCGTCGCTGGTCATCATGGATGAACCAACGTCGGCGATCAGCGACACGGAGGTTGCGATGCTGTTCAGACAGATCGCCGATCTGAAGGCTGGTGGTGTCGCCATTATCTACATCACCCACAAGATGGATGAGATTTTCCAGATTGCCGACGACATCACTGTCATGCGCGACGGCCAGTTCGTTGGCGCGGGGCCAGCTACCGAATACAACGAGACAAGACTGATTTCACAAATGGTTGGCCGTACCATTTCCAACATCTTTCCGAAGGAAGAAGTCCCGATCGGCGAGGTCGTTCTGTCAGTCGAGAACCTTTCGAGGCATGGCGTGTTCAATGACGTCAACTTCACGGTGCGTGCCGGCGAAATTGTCGGTCTGGCGGGCTTGATCGGCGCAGGGCGCACGGAAGTTGCGCGCGTGATCTTTGGTCTGGATAGCGCTGATGAAGGCTCGGTCCGGCTCAATGGAAATGCTCTGACGCTGACGTCTCCCGCTGACGCTATCGCGAGCGGGATCGCCATGGTTTCAGAAGACCGAAAATCCGAAGGTCTGGTTCTCTGCCGATCCGTGGGAGAAAACATATCGCTTGCCAATCTTCGCAAGTTCACGTCGGGCCTCTTCATCAGCGAGCGGCAGGAAGAGACCGCTGCACAGCGTATGATCAAGATGCTGCAGATCAAGACGCCCGATACGGCGATGATTGTCGAAAACCTGAGCGGCGGAAACCAGCAGAAGATCGTTCTTGCCAAATGGCTCTTGGGAGATCTGAAGCTCCTGATCCTTGATGAGCCTACCCGCGGCATCGATGTCGGATCGAAATCTGAAATTCACCGCCTCATGACCGAGTTCGCACGACAGGGGCTGGCCATCATCATGATCTCGTCGGAATTGCCCGAAGTGCTCGGGATGAGCGATCGCGTCGTAGTGATGGGCGAGGGGCGTGTGGCGGGAGAACTGACAAGAAGCGAGGCGAATCAGGAAAACATCATGCGCCTCGCTACGGGAGGACATTGA
- a CDS encoding ABC transporter permease, giving the protein MSDLDFAHIYRKYGTILIFVGIFILASFLSPTFLTEANLTNVLRQVVVVSLLACGVTFIIILGHIDVSLGSVLALCGVISASVMATTGSITLAIIAGIAVGIVTGAINGFVITFFRIPSFIMTLAMTTVARGTVLLYTAGAPVSGLGDFKIIGQGSIGPFPISVLILVAFALISWVLLNKTKFGRYIYAVGGNERAARASGINPDSIVMRAFIFNGILCAVAGIVLMSRINSGQPAGGVGYEFDAITAVVVGGTSLMGGTGTITGTIVGAMIIGVINNILNLMNVSSYWQQIIKGLIIAVAVILDVWTKSARRKKKA; this is encoded by the coding sequence TTGAGTGATCTCGATTTCGCGCATATCTATCGCAAATATGGCACTATTCTGATTTTCGTCGGGATATTCATTCTGGCGTCGTTTCTCAGTCCGACATTTTTGACTGAAGCCAATCTCACCAACGTACTTCGGCAGGTTGTCGTTGTCAGTCTGCTGGCATGCGGCGTGACCTTCATCATCATTCTCGGGCACATAGACGTGTCGCTCGGCTCCGTGCTGGCGTTGTGTGGGGTAATTTCCGCGAGCGTGATGGCAACGACCGGCAGCATAACGCTCGCGATCATTGCGGGCATTGCTGTTGGTATTGTCACAGGAGCGATCAACGGCTTCGTCATTACATTTTTCCGGATCCCTTCGTTTATCATGACCCTGGCAATGACGACGGTCGCGCGCGGGACGGTCCTGCTCTACACCGCCGGCGCCCCGGTTTCAGGTCTGGGTGACTTCAAGATCATCGGTCAGGGATCCATCGGGCCGTTTCCGATCTCGGTGCTTATTCTGGTGGCATTTGCCCTGATATCCTGGGTCCTGCTGAACAAGACCAAGTTCGGCCGCTATATCTACGCCGTTGGCGGAAATGAGCGCGCGGCACGGGCGTCAGGTATCAACCCGGACAGCATAGTCATGCGCGCCTTTATCTTCAATGGCATCCTTTGTGCTGTCGCCGGTATAGTCCTGATGTCGCGCATCAACTCCGGTCAGCCGGCAGGCGGCGTCGGCTATGAGTTCGACGCGATCACGGCAGTCGTTGTCGGCGGCACCAGCCTGATGGGCGGTACCGGAACGATAACCGGAACAATCGTCGGTGCGATGATCATCGGCGTCATCAACAACATCCTCAATCTCATGAATGTCAGCTCATACTGGCAGCAGATCATCAAGGGACTGATCATAGCCGTGGCCGTGATCCTTGATGTCTGGACCAAATCGGCCCGCAGAAAGAAGAAGGCCTGA
- a CDS encoding sugar ABC transporter substrate-binding protein: MKLIAKIALACAVSAAALSASAASAADKFVVGYANMADTDVFVMARKTAFIEAAKADKDIDVKFTDANNDISKQLDQIDNLIAQKVNAIVVVPVDYEGIVPGVEKANEAGIPVIALGIQSAGGKSTFVGSKNIDAGKLQAQYMKDNLPKDAQILYLQGTPGLYHSQERMKGFEEGLDRPDVKIIANLSGNYDRAEGMKVTEDWIQSFPKFDAIIAANDQMALGALQALQAANRLKGVMISGVDGVPDALHAIKAGEMSQTIFQNAAGQAEAAFEVVETIKKGEQPPAEKLVPFESITKDNVDQYAKK, translated from the coding sequence ATGAAACTGATCGCGAAAATTGCCCTAGCCTGCGCCGTCTCGGCAGCCGCTCTCTCAGCAAGCGCAGCCTCGGCAGCCGACAAGTTCGTCGTCGGATATGCCAACATGGCAGACACGGACGTGTTCGTCATGGCGCGTAAGACGGCCTTTATCGAGGCTGCCAAGGCAGACAAGGACATTGACGTCAAGTTCACCGATGCCAATAACGACATCAGCAAGCAGCTTGACCAGATCGACAATCTCATCGCCCAGAAGGTCAATGCGATCGTTGTGGTCCCGGTTGACTACGAGGGCATCGTTCCAGGCGTTGAGAAGGCCAATGAGGCCGGTATTCCCGTGATTGCCCTGGGTATCCAGTCGGCGGGCGGCAAATCGACATTCGTCGGCTCCAAGAACATCGATGCCGGTAAGCTGCAGGCTCAATACATGAAGGACAATCTGCCGAAGGACGCGCAGATTCTTTATCTCCAGGGCACACCAGGCCTTTACCACTCGCAGGAACGGATGAAGGGCTTTGAAGAAGGCCTCGATCGCCCTGACGTCAAGATTATCGCGAACCTTTCCGGAAATTACGACCGCGCCGAAGGCATGAAGGTTACCGAGGACTGGATCCAGAGTTTTCCGAAGTTCGACGCGATCATTGCGGCGAATGACCAGATGGCACTCGGCGCTCTCCAGGCCCTTCAGGCTGCTAACCGTCTCAAAGGTGTGATGATCTCCGGTGTCGACGGCGTTCCCGATGCGCTTCATGCGATCAAGGCGGGCGAGATGTCACAGACGATCTTCCAGAACGCTGCCGGTCAGGCGGAGGCCGCTTTCGAAGTCGTTGAAACCATCAAGAAGGGCGAGCAGCCGCCAGCCGAAAAGCTCGTGCCGTTCGAGTCAATCACCAAGGACAATGTCGACCAATACGCGAAGAAGTAA
- a CDS encoding sugar phosphate isomerase/epimerase family protein gives MEMMRLSLVTDILGHLSFEEMIDTVSNLGFEAVELGCGNWSKAPHLRLDELLASETARSDFLDALKRRGLTISALNCSGNQLHPGPSGAEHRAVVDKTFRLAEKLGVKTVVMMSGCPGGTPTDQLPNWITHVILPEHETALDYQWNDVLLPYFQKAGQLAKECGIKIAIENLGATMIHNPANMLRLREHVDPVVGMNFDPSHHMWMGGDPIAAVRLLGDAIHYMHAKDVRLERTLAEANGLIDTYWINDIAKRSWNYVALGHGHDVQWWKEFFAVARLTGYDGPVSLEMEDAGMEPLIGVKKSLTTLKLALPRDFD, from the coding sequence ATGGAAATGATGCGTCTAAGCCTTGTGACCGACATTCTCGGTCACCTCTCCTTCGAAGAGATGATCGATACAGTTTCGAACCTCGGTTTTGAAGCCGTTGAGCTAGGATGTGGCAACTGGTCAAAGGCCCCGCATTTGCGGCTGGATGAACTTCTTGCAAGCGAGACCGCACGTTCCGATTTTCTTGATGCGCTCAAGCGTCGCGGACTGACGATTTCGGCACTTAATTGCTCAGGTAATCAGCTGCATCCGGGCCCGAGCGGAGCCGAACATCGCGCCGTTGTCGACAAGACGTTCCGCCTTGCTGAGAAGCTCGGTGTCAAGACTGTGGTAATGATGTCCGGATGCCCGGGCGGCACACCGACCGATCAATTGCCAAACTGGATCACCCACGTCATTTTGCCGGAGCATGAGACCGCTCTCGACTATCAGTGGAACGATGTTCTCCTCCCCTACTTCCAGAAGGCGGGACAGCTAGCGAAGGAGTGCGGGATCAAGATTGCCATCGAAAATCTTGGGGCAACGATGATCCACAATCCGGCCAACATGCTGCGTCTGCGAGAGCATGTTGATCCGGTTGTCGGCATGAACTTCGATCCCAGCCATCACATGTGGATGGGCGGCGATCCGATTGCAGCAGTCCGGTTGCTGGGCGATGCGATCCACTACATGCATGCCAAGGATGTGAGGTTGGAGCGTACGCTCGCCGAAGCCAATGGTCTGATCGATACCTATTGGATCAACGACATTGCAAAACGTTCCTGGAACTACGTCGCACTTGGACACGGCCATGATGTGCAGTGGTGGAAGGAGTTTTTCGCAGTCGCCCGTCTTACTGGCTACGACGGCCCGGTCAGCCTCGAGATGGAAGATGCCGGCATGGAGCCACTGATCGGCGTCAAGAAATCACTGACCACCCTGAAACTTGCGCTGCCGCGCGACTTCGACTGA
- a CDS encoding Gfo/Idh/MocA family protein: MTLKIGVIGTGAIGQEHIERLHNRLVGATVVAVNDINRKQAEAVAKSITPAARVFDSGQALITDPQVDAIVVTSWGPTHEEFVLASIAAGKPVFCEKPLATSAQACLNIVNAEVASGRHLVQVGFMRRYDRSYRLLKQQIDNGNLGAPLMVHCAHRNPSVPDVYAGDMAITDSFVHEIDVLRWLLDDDYVSAQVVLPRKTRHSRKDLDDPHMILLETKKGIRIDVEIFVNCPYGYDIQCQVVGEDGIGYLPEPMSVLLRKEAKLSHEILQDWKLRFIDSYDVELQEWIGSVKAGVVRGPTAWDGYFASATADACVVAKHSGGIVPIEIGNRPGFYDPQPKLSAA; encoded by the coding sequence ATGACCCTCAAAATCGGTGTTATCGGAACTGGCGCGATTGGCCAGGAGCATATCGAGCGCCTTCACAACAGGCTGGTTGGCGCAACTGTCGTCGCCGTCAACGACATCAACAGAAAACAGGCCGAGGCTGTTGCTAAAAGTATCACTCCGGCGGCGCGCGTCTTCGACAGTGGTCAGGCACTTATCACCGATCCGCAGGTCGATGCGATCGTGGTGACTTCCTGGGGGCCGACACATGAGGAATTCGTCCTTGCTTCCATCGCTGCGGGCAAGCCGGTCTTTTGCGAAAAGCCACTCGCCACGAGTGCGCAAGCCTGCCTCAACATCGTCAACGCCGAAGTCGCAAGCGGGCGCCATCTTGTGCAAGTCGGTTTCATGCGCCGCTACGACCGAAGCTACCGGCTTTTGAAGCAGCAAATCGACAATGGCAATCTCGGCGCGCCATTGATGGTACATTGCGCGCACCGCAACCCATCGGTTCCTGATGTCTACGCCGGGGACATGGCGATCACGGATTCATTTGTTCATGAGATTGATGTCCTCAGATGGCTTCTGGACGATGACTATGTATCTGCGCAGGTGGTTTTGCCGCGCAAGACACGTCACAGCCGCAAGGATCTCGACGATCCCCATATGATCCTGCTCGAAACCAAGAAGGGCATCAGGATCGACGTCGAAATCTTCGTCAATTGCCCCTACGGATATGACATTCAATGCCAGGTCGTCGGTGAAGATGGTATTGGCTATCTGCCTGAACCGATGAGCGTCCTTTTGCGCAAGGAGGCAAAGCTCAGCCACGAGATCCTGCAGGACTGGAAGTTGCGCTTTATAGACAGCTACGATGTCGAACTACAGGAATGGATCGGGTCCGTGAAGGCTGGCGTCGTGCGCGGGCCGACTGCCTGGGATGGCTATTTCGCCTCCGCGACTGCCGATGCTTGTGTCGTTGCCAAACATTCGGGCGGTATCGTGCCAATCGAAATCGGCAACCGCCCCGGTTTTTACGACCCGCAGCCAAAATTGTCGGCCGCCTGA
- a CDS encoding sugar phosphate isomerase/epimerase family protein, whose product MKHALDPHMIRHLSLEETCRKTAELGYDYVELSPRPDFLSWWTRPKVYPERVKSFKKALKDHGVGLATLQPMYRWASPYADEWEVAIDNWKRAIEIAVEMECPMFVSEFGRGGSPERSLNDRSGLHRPETCEAQFFRAMDILVPILEREGLVLSLEAHPEDWIEEIAPAIDIIKTINSKAVKASFIAPHTFFYGPDMVANLRATEGHLVHVRLADTYDHNKSSQLRYIVNPPGSKVRVHQHTDFGQGEIDWETFFATLADMKFDGVLSNCVFAWEDRAEDSIRYMRSETQRYVDKYWKQ is encoded by the coding sequence ATGAAACACGCGCTTGATCCCCACATGATCCGGCATCTTTCTCTTGAGGAAACATGCCGGAAAACCGCGGAACTGGGCTACGATTACGTAGAGCTTTCCCCACGCCCCGATTTTCTGTCGTGGTGGACTCGTCCCAAGGTTTATCCAGAGCGCGTGAAGTCGTTCAAGAAGGCGCTCAAGGATCATGGAGTTGGGTTGGCGACGCTCCAGCCGATGTATCGCTGGGCAAGCCCCTATGCGGACGAATGGGAAGTGGCGATCGACAACTGGAAACGCGCCATCGAGATCGCCGTCGAGATGGAATGCCCGATGTTCGTTTCGGAATTCGGCCGCGGCGGTTCACCGGAGCGCAGCCTCAACGACCGTTCCGGCTTGCATCGTCCGGAAACCTGCGAAGCACAGTTTTTCCGCGCCATGGATATTCTGGTGCCGATCCTCGAACGGGAAGGGCTGGTACTGTCGCTGGAGGCGCATCCCGAAGACTGGATCGAGGAGATCGCGCCGGCCATCGACATCATCAAGACCATCAATTCGAAGGCGGTGAAGGCCTCCTTCATCGCGCCGCATACGTTCTTTTACGGGCCGGACATGGTGGCTAACCTGCGTGCCACCGAGGGCCATCTGGTGCATGTGCGCCTTGCCGATACCTATGACCACAACAAGTCTTCTCAGCTGCGCTACATCGTCAATCCCCCCGGCTCAAAGGTCAGGGTGCATCAGCACACTGATTTCGGCCAGGGCGAGATCGACTGGGAGACCTTCTTTGCGACGCTCGCCGACATGAAATTCGACGGCGTGCTGTCGAACTGCGTATTTGCCTGGGAGGACCGTGCGGAGGACAGCATTCGTTACATGCGCTCGGAGACGCAGAGATATGTCGACAAGTACTGGAAGCAGTAA
- a CDS encoding Gfo/Idh/MocA family oxidoreductase — protein sequence MRIGLVGYGTGGRHFHAPYIAAADGVELTGVVARAPETICRVRADLPDVAVYDSLTAMINAGDIDAVTITTPPHTRRELVLEAIAAGLHVVADKPFAPSAAVARELDEAAKQADVVLGVYHNRRFDADILTLKKVLETGQLGALWRVHSRMEFDDPDTLEAGPTGGLLRDLGSHLVDQMLWLIGPVKHVSAYIDMAQTAQGNTDAGFVINLMHANGVHSHLSASKLNRLTTREFRAYGKNGSYVSFGTDVQTQAIFAGKKPADDLQGWGYEAPDRWGVLKTRTREERVPSEQGRYHSYYEAFAKAVDEKGEPPVTAEQAAATLAVLDAARLSAIEGRTIQIEP from the coding sequence ATGCGCATCGGACTGGTAGGATACGGCACGGGCGGGCGGCATTTCCACGCGCCCTACATCGCAGCAGCGGATGGAGTGGAGCTAACAGGCGTTGTCGCGCGAGCGCCTGAGACCATTTGCAGGGTGCGGGCCGATCTGCCAGATGTCGCCGTCTACGATAGTTTGACGGCCATGATAAATGCCGGAGATATCGATGCCGTCACCATAACGACGCCACCGCATACCCGACGTGAACTTGTCCTGGAGGCAATCGCGGCCGGCCTGCACGTCGTTGCTGATAAACCCTTTGCTCCCAGTGCCGCAGTGGCCCGCGAGCTTGATGAAGCCGCAAAGCAAGCCGACGTCGTTCTTGGCGTTTACCATAACCGTCGTTTTGACGCCGACATCCTGACGTTGAAAAAGGTTCTGGAAACCGGCCAGCTCGGCGCGTTGTGGAGAGTGCATTCCCGCATGGAGTTCGATGATCCGGACACGCTGGAAGCCGGGCCGACAGGAGGGCTGCTACGTGATCTCGGTAGCCATCTCGTGGATCAAATGCTCTGGCTGATCGGGCCTGTCAAACACGTCTCGGCCTACATCGACATGGCACAAACGGCGCAGGGCAACACCGACGCCGGGTTTGTCATCAATCTGATGCATGCCAACGGTGTGCACTCTCATCTGTCGGCATCGAAACTCAACCGCCTGACGACGCGGGAGTTCAGGGCCTATGGAAAAAACGGCAGCTATGTTTCTTTCGGCACCGACGTCCAGACGCAGGCGATCTTCGCAGGGAAAAAGCCGGCGGACGACCTGCAGGGGTGGGGGTACGAAGCACCCGACCGATGGGGAGTTCTGAAAACGCGAACACGTGAGGAGCGTGTTCCGTCGGAACAGGGCCGCTATCATTCCTACTACGAAGCTTTTGCTAAGGCCGTTGACGAAAAAGGTGAGCCTCCCGTCACCGCAGAGCAAGCCGCGGCAACTCTTGCAGTTCTCGATGCTGCCCGCCTGTCCGCAATTGAAGGACGAACCATTCAGATCGAGCCGTAG
- a CDS encoding GntR family transcriptional regulator: MSDETETKRARGTGSRSVYESLRNEILSLALPPGQLLDETTLAERFNMSRAPVREALIRLGSDELVVTLSNRSTIVAPIEVATFPKYVEALDIAQRMNTRLAAALRTDADLKVIAKRDKAFAAAVKTGNHLAMSEANKEFHMAIAYAGKNQYLASFYEKLLSQGQRMLHLHFEYLERTHEGYLLTDEHTKMFEAVRDRNIDLADELAHAHTRQFQDNFINFMRENYTTDVTLGPLRAAE; this comes from the coding sequence GTGTCTGACGAGACTGAAACGAAGCGGGCGCGCGGAACCGGCTCGCGAAGCGTATATGAAAGCCTGAGAAATGAGATTCTCTCGCTCGCACTTCCTCCGGGCCAGCTCCTGGACGAGACGACGCTCGCAGAGCGCTTCAACATGTCCCGCGCTCCGGTGCGCGAAGCTCTCATCCGTCTCGGCTCGGACGAGCTGGTCGTAACACTTTCGAACCGCAGCACGATCGTCGCCCCGATCGAAGTCGCGACGTTTCCGAAGTACGTGGAGGCGCTCGATATCGCCCAGCGGATGAACACGCGGTTGGCGGCGGCGCTACGAACGGACGCCGACCTCAAGGTTATCGCCAAGCGCGACAAGGCGTTCGCCGCCGCAGTCAAGACCGGAAACCATCTCGCCATGTCGGAGGCCAACAAGGAATTCCACATGGCGATCGCCTACGCCGGCAAGAACCAATATCTCGCGTCCTTCTATGAGAAGCTTCTCTCGCAGGGACAGCGCATGCTTCATCTGCATTTCGAGTATCTTGAGAGAACCCACGAAGGCTATCTCCTGACTGACGAGCATACCAAGATGTTCGAGGCCGTCCGCGATCGGAATATCGATCTGGCTGACGAGCTGGCCCACGCTCACACGCGGCAGTTCCAGGACAACTTCATCAACTTCATGCGCGAGAACTACACAACGGATGTCACGCTCGGTCCATTGCGAGCTGCGGAGTAG